In the Rubripirellula tenax genome, one interval contains:
- a CDS encoding DUF1588 domain-containing protein, translated as MNGNSGGLEFIMRNTNPWSYCISRIVRTICVSLVTMAGVHGTSIHAAEETAAIVRGEAIYQQACIQCHGKAGVGVEQFYPDPLVGDATIRELAELISETMPEEEPDTCVAGDALAVATYIHHDFYSEAAQVRRRPPRATLSRLTAEQLRQSLADLYGRISGTPWHVNERGLEATYFDGSGWKDNDRKIKRNDPVINFDFGKESPGKGIRAEEFHIHWGGSLKVETSGRYEIILRSSCSCTMDFGGHERKLVDNHVQSEGKEEFRRTLNLTGGRVYPIRLEMYQRKRKTEQPAAYISLSWVPPGGVEEIIPSRFLLPSFEPSAFALQAKLPPDDRSYGYERGTSVSRTWEDSTTAAALEFATMASGELYGLYLRKHKKDSDENRGKLRRFLAELVEAAFRGPLDDRLRDLYVNQQVDQCEDDAEAIKQVVLMTIKSPRFLYPSLDRNRSDSQRAANRLALTLFDSLPSDDWMIRDIEKDRFKDHAQLEKAAWKMVGDYRCEAKTRAFIYKWFDLGDVEEITKDKEAYPGFDRELVGDLRQSFDRCIDEVLDSEDCDFRQLLQADWTYTTERLTKFYGQEWEPSDAPGDSGEPKAEQAVANERVVRSVRDAKVHVGLLTHPLLMSDLAYHRTTSPIHRGVFLTRHVLGRVLRPPNAAFSPINPDLHPGLTTRQRVELQTGEVNCQVCHVKINALGFALEHFDATGVYRDQENGKPIDAAGNYVTRTGDSVSFNGARELGDYLAGSPDCHRSFVESAFEHFVKQPIAAFGADRADELTRYFQDTDFNIHQLIVAIAVIAAEAKSELIAGT; from the coding sequence GTGAACGGTAATTCCGGAGGCTTGGAATTCATCATGCGAAACACGAATCCATGGTCGTACTGCATCTCACGGATTGTTCGCACGATCTGCGTCAGTCTGGTGACGATGGCCGGCGTCCACGGAACATCGATTCACGCTGCGGAGGAAACGGCGGCAATCGTTCGAGGTGAGGCCATCTATCAACAGGCCTGCATCCAGTGTCATGGAAAGGCCGGCGTCGGCGTTGAGCAATTTTATCCCGATCCACTTGTAGGCGACGCGACGATCCGAGAATTAGCAGAACTGATCTCGGAAACGATGCCTGAGGAAGAGCCCGACACGTGTGTGGCGGGCGATGCCCTGGCCGTCGCGACGTACATTCATCACGACTTCTATAGCGAAGCGGCACAAGTGCGTCGTCGTCCCCCCCGCGCGACGCTATCGCGTTTGACGGCGGAACAACTTCGTCAAAGTTTGGCCGACCTGTACGGGCGGATCAGTGGCACGCCTTGGCATGTCAATGAACGTGGACTGGAAGCCACGTATTTTGATGGCAGCGGTTGGAAGGATAACGATCGGAAAATCAAGCGAAACGATCCTGTCATTAACTTTGATTTTGGCAAGGAAAGCCCAGGGAAAGGAATCCGAGCAGAGGAGTTTCACATCCACTGGGGTGGATCATTGAAAGTTGAAACGTCCGGACGATACGAGATCATTCTTCGCTCGTCGTGTTCATGCACGATGGATTTTGGCGGTCACGAGCGGAAGCTCGTCGACAACCACGTTCAGTCGGAAGGCAAGGAAGAGTTTCGACGTACGCTGAATTTGACGGGTGGCCGCGTGTATCCAATCCGATTGGAAATGTATCAACGGAAACGAAAGACGGAACAGCCTGCCGCATACATTTCCCTATCGTGGGTTCCGCCGGGCGGAGTCGAAGAAATCATCCCTTCGCGGTTCTTGCTGCCCAGTTTCGAGCCGTCTGCCTTCGCACTTCAAGCTAAGTTGCCGCCGGACGATCGATCCTACGGCTATGAGCGTGGGACTTCGGTCAGCCGCACTTGGGAGGATTCGACCACCGCCGCCGCGCTCGAGTTCGCGACGATGGCAAGCGGCGAGCTGTATGGTCTGTATTTGCGAAAGCACAAAAAAGACTCGGATGAGAACCGCGGCAAGCTAAGACGATTTCTGGCGGAATTGGTCGAGGCCGCCTTTCGAGGTCCTTTGGATGATCGACTTCGAGATCTCTATGTCAATCAACAGGTTGACCAATGCGAAGATGACGCCGAGGCGATTAAGCAGGTTGTGCTGATGACGATCAAGTCGCCTCGCTTCTTATACCCGTCGCTCGATAGAAATCGATCGGATAGCCAACGAGCGGCCAATCGATTGGCCCTTACGCTATTCGACTCGCTTCCGTCGGATGATTGGATGATTCGCGACATCGAAAAAGATCGATTCAAGGATCACGCGCAGCTTGAAAAAGCCGCCTGGAAAATGGTCGGCGACTATCGCTGTGAAGCAAAAACGAGGGCGTTCATCTACAAGTGGTTCGATCTGGGTGACGTCGAAGAAATCACGAAAGACAAAGAAGCGTATCCTGGTTTTGATCGCGAATTGGTCGGTGATCTTCGGCAATCGTTTGATCGGTGCATCGATGAGGTTTTGGATAGTGAAGACTGCGATTTTCGCCAATTGTTGCAAGCCGATTGGACCTACACGACGGAACGATTGACAAAATTTTACGGCCAGGAGTGGGAACCTTCGGACGCGCCGGGTGACTCTGGTGAACCGAAAGCGGAACAAGCTGTGGCCAACGAACGAGTTGTCCGTAGCGTCCGCGACGCGAAAGTCCACGTCGGATTGTTGACGCATCCTTTGTTGATGAGCGACTTGGCGTACCACCGAACGACGTCACCGATCCACCGCGGTGTTTTCTTGACGCGACACGTTTTGGGCAGAGTGCTGAGACCACCAAACGCGGCTTTCTCGCCGATAAATCCAGACTTGCATCCGGGGCTGACGACGCGGCAACGCGTCGAATTGCAAACCGGCGAAGTCAATTGTCAGGTCTGTCACGTTAAGATCAACGCTCTCGGATTCGCACTAGAGCACTTCGACGCAACGGGCGTCTATCGTGACCAGGAAAACGGCAAGCCGATTGACGCAGCGGGAAACTATGTAACGCGAACGGGCGATTCTGTCTCGTTCAACGGTGCCCGCGAGCTGGGCGATTATTTGGCCGGCAGCCCCGATTGCCATCGTTCGTTCGTTGAATCGGCGTTTGAGCATTTTGTCAAGCAACCCATCGCTGCGTTTGGCGCCGATCGGGCGGATGAGTTAACGCGTTATTTCCAAGACACTGACTTCAACATTCATCAATTGATTGTCGCCATCGCTGTGATCGCCGCGGAAGCCAAAAGCGAACTCATCGCTGGTACCTAG
- a CDS encoding small basic protein yields MTMDRSLKVQAGAIKSRNVLTRAERIARLKALDKFDEEKSIVGMPKVRVVKVSLKKKKKVKKAEDDPKDKKKK; encoded by the coding sequence ATGACCATGGATCGCAGCCTCAAGGTGCAAGCCGGGGCCATCAAGTCGCGAAACGTGCTGACACGGGCCGAGCGAATCGCCCGGCTGAAAGCGCTTGACAAATTCGACGAAGAAAAAAGTATCGTCGGCATGCCTAAAGTTCGCGTCGTCAAGGTCTCCCTGAAGAAGAAGAAGAAAGTCAAGAAGGCCGAAGACGATCCGAAGGACAAGAAGAAGAAGTAG
- a CDS encoding acyl-CoA desaturase — MADSLCEPETSPLDDPTVGPLPTEGIDPQRLPLPEETQPLKIMWRYVVVLSAVHIVALLAFLPYLFTWSGLIAGIAGHFLFGMMGITIGYHRLLTHRGFTCPKWLEHSLAILGMCNLQDSPARWVAIHRMHHQHSDHQPDPHSPLVNFLWGHVGWVVCRHKSLDRTSHYERYVRDLLRDPFYLKLERKDGWFFVFLAHATVITLVGAVVGFIAGGGQWSEVGRYAASWYVWAVAVRTVFVLHGTWSVNSLSHVFGYRNYDTRDHSTNNWLVALLSHGEGWHNNHHAQPRSAAHGHRWWEFDMSWGVIRVLETLGLAKDVVRPKPETKSASTT, encoded by the coding sequence ATGGCAGATTCTCTATGTGAACCCGAAACTTCGCCCCTCGATGACCCCACCGTCGGTCCGTTGCCGACCGAAGGCATCGACCCCCAGCGGCTGCCGCTGCCCGAAGAAACGCAGCCGTTAAAAATCATGTGGCGATACGTGGTTGTCTTGTCAGCGGTTCACATCGTGGCGCTGCTTGCCTTCCTGCCGTATCTGTTCACTTGGTCTGGCCTGATCGCCGGGATAGCGGGTCACTTTCTGTTCGGCATGATGGGGATCACCATCGGCTATCACCGACTATTGACGCACCGCGGGTTCACGTGTCCGAAGTGGCTCGAACACTCCCTAGCAATTCTGGGAATGTGCAACCTGCAAGACAGTCCGGCGCGATGGGTGGCGATTCACCGTATGCACCATCAACACAGCGACCATCAACCCGATCCGCATTCGCCGCTTGTCAATTTCCTGTGGGGCCACGTGGGCTGGGTGGTTTGCCGCCACAAATCGCTGGACCGCACCAGCCACTATGAACGTTATGTGCGCGACCTGTTGCGAGATCCGTTCTATTTGAAGCTGGAACGCAAAGACGGATGGTTTTTCGTCTTCCTTGCACACGCAACCGTCATCACGCTTGTCGGCGCCGTCGTCGGCTTCATTGCCGGCGGTGGCCAGTGGTCGGAAGTCGGTCGCTACGCGGCAAGCTGGTATGTGTGGGCCGTCGCGGTGCGGACAGTGTTCGTCTTGCATGGAACTTGGTCTGTCAATTCGCTATCGCACGTTTTCGGCTACCGCAACTACGACACACGCGACCACAGCACCAACAATTGGTTGGTTGCACTGCTGAGCCACGGGGAAGGATGGCACAACAATCACCACGCCCAACCTCGCAGTGCGGCCCATGGCCACCGCTGGTGGGAATTCGACATGTCCTGGGGAGTCATCCGTGTGCTCGAAACTTTAGGTCTGGCCAAGGATGTCGTACGCCCAAAACCAGAAACGAAGTCGGCCAGCACGACGTAG
- a CDS encoding type II secretion system protein, translating to MSHRNQMSRHFGAGFTLVELLVVIAIIGVLIGMAVPAMQNMRELSRRSNCQYNLVQLSLALSSYETRMEQFPVGTLADSGPINNLPEGYHQNWLIGLLPMMDLGVVYDSIDHNVSVYDPKNAEVRAIRLPSLLCPSATDVADNTTCYAGIHDSAETPIDATNNGVFRLNIPTRASDITDGLSYTVFVGEKLSHIGEDLGWMSGTRSSLRNMGHGLNDERRRVRGPQDAVAQVSETYVGGLASDHPGGLHLLMGGGEVDFRSNEMDRELLRQMATIADGELPIVRMTTEP from the coding sequence ATGAGTCACCGAAATCAGATGTCTCGGCACTTCGGCGCTGGGTTTACGTTGGTCGAGTTGTTGGTCGTGATCGCGATCATCGGCGTGTTGATCGGCATGGCAGTGCCGGCCATGCAGAACATGCGAGAGTTGTCCCGGCGAAGCAATTGCCAATACAACTTGGTGCAGCTCTCGTTGGCATTGTCGTCCTATGAGACGCGTATGGAGCAATTTCCCGTAGGAACGCTCGCCGATTCGGGACCGATCAACAATTTGCCGGAAGGTTATCATCAGAACTGGCTGATTGGTCTGTTGCCGATGATGGATCTTGGCGTTGTTTACGACTCGATCGATCACAATGTCAGTGTTTACGATCCCAAGAATGCCGAAGTCCGCGCGATTCGCTTGCCAAGCTTGCTGTGTCCATCGGCCACGGATGTGGCGGACAACACTACTTGTTACGCGGGCATACATGATTCCGCAGAGACGCCAATCGACGCGACCAATAATGGAGTGTTTCGCTTGAACATTCCCACGCGCGCAAGCGATATCACGGACGGGCTTTCGTACACCGTTTTCGTCGGCGAAAAGCTCTCTCACATCGGCGAGGATCTGGGGTGGATGAGCGGAACGCGTTCGAGTCTGCGAAACATGGGACACGGGCTTAATGACGAACGCCGTCGCGTTCGCGGTCCCCAAGACGCGGTGGCTCAAGTTTCCGAAACCTACGTCGGTGGCTTGGCGAGCGACCACCCCGGCGGCCTGCACCTGTTGATGGGCGGTGGCGAGGTCGATTTTCGAAGCAACGAAATGGATCGCGAGTTGCTTCGCCAAATGGCAACGATCGCCGACGGCGAGCTACCCATCGTGAGGATGACAACTGAACCGTAG